accacactcctgcaacatctcattagtatgcatcgtagaatgaatatgacataaaagttcatggtacattgaaaactccacatggtacttgcaacaacaggtattgcgaatcttaagaggaacacaataaaatggtttcaaagattcaaaggccctttgtgatatttgcaaagttggatgtaattcacaaatttttttgtacaacattgtttggcttgattccaagaaatgtttgggatgccgtgtgcggtctcggttgctgattcttaatttcaaaacatcctttatattgggtgacactctagaattaaagtttcaaaattgttgaatctcttccttcacattgttagtcaactttctatcaacacgtggaagcctcccaccaaatgcccatgtatcttgttgaagtggattgtcaagtctttgtcttcgtgcaagtgctgtatccaaagttttacagtttatgttaaaatcaacacaagtttgtctcatttgacgagccttcctcaattgatggcttactaaggaggttgtaatcactctttgagcggctctcttatctctttctttggtattctttccaatagaattgagagcatcaaatagattttttgcaataatagaatttctctccatctccttgttcatacgaatcttcaatttgtttagcaatggtctcatctttatcatctttagcaattgaacaaagagttggcattgctcaatcaatgtcttatttctaaaattttggttgaaaagttgtgtagcccacaaccgaacggttcttgttgacctattgccttcaagattcgcaataatgttatcatcgatttcaaataaccattttggggttcttgaaggtcttggatttggaatttgtctttcatccatgagagggtcttcatttctaaagtaattaggtgttacatatggttcacttggtcgagcaattccaccttcaacgttaaagttttccacattttcacctcctatgtcaaaattttccacatgttgagcattttcattatcactttcaacattttcaaaattttcaatattttcactttcaaaatctacattttcaataacttgtggcacattttcaaattcaatttcctcttcagttgaagtaacattagaaatatttaacataccttgtcttctcctcctatgacattctctatctctttctctatacacttcaatttggtcatttgaaagttttcttttgtgtttagacttccgacgactactactccccatttccctccacacatgcgccttcgtgattgacaatgtaagttttcactttaagaatctcccaaaagcacaaatttgtctctagctgtctgaaaacccgtgatcctcgatagaaaatagaatatgcagactatgggccgttggaatctacacaatggcccacaaaccctttttttcttggttttttgtacaaaaaacggatatcagattttatctgatatccgattttagtacaaaatttgtggtcccccaaaaaaattcTCGTTGCTGCCATTTATTTGTAATATACCACATTGTAGAAATCTGATATCGGATtttaattggatatcggattttagtagtcatagagagagagaggaggagagggagaggagagagagagagagagagagagagagagagagatgagagagagagagagagagagagagagagagagagagagtgagagatagagaggaggagagtaggagagggagagaggaggagagggagagagagagaaggcgagagagagagacggagagagagggggagaaagagagagagagacatagagagagaggaggagagggagggagagagaggagagagagagagagagagagagagagagagagagagagagagagagagagagagagagagagagaggaggaggagagggagagagagagagagagagagagagagagagaaagagagagagagagagaggtggagaggggagagagggagaggagagagaggaggagagggagagagagagagagagagaggaggagagggagagaggatgagagggagagagaggagaaaggagagaaagaaggaaggagagagagggggagaaagagagacagagacaaagagagagaggagagagggagggagagagagagagaaagagagagagagaggaggaggaggagagggagagaggaggaggttgagagagagagagagagaggagagagagagaggagagggagagatgaggagatgagagagagagagagagagagagagagagagatgagagagagagagagggaggagagggagagaggaggagattgagagagagagagagaggtggagagggagagagggagagagagagagagaggagagggagagagagagagagtaggagagggagagagagaaggaaggagagagagacagagagagaggaggagagggagagagagaaggaaggagagagagagacagagagagaggaggagagggagagagagaaggaaggagagagagagacagagagagtaggagagggagagagagagaggaggagattgagagagagacagagagagacatagagagagggagagagaggagagagagagaggagagagagagagaggaagaggagagggagaaagagagagagtaggagagggagagaggaggagagggagagagagaaggaaggagagagagagaggaggagagagagagaggggagagaggagagagagagagggagggagagagagagggaggggagaaagaggtgagagagagatagtgagagagagggggagagagagagagagagtagagggatagagagagaaggaaggagagagagagagagagagagagagagagagagagagagagagaaggaaggagagagagggagagagagaggtggagagagagagagagacacagatagagagagaggtggagagagagagagaggtggagagggagagagagagagagaggggaagaggagagggagaaagagagagagagtaggagagggagagaggaggagagggagagagagaaggaaggagagagagagagaggagagagagagagagggggagagaggagagagagagagggagggaagagagagggaggagaaagagagagagagatagtgagagagagggggagagagaggagaggagtagaggggatagagagagaaggaaggagagagagagagagagagagagagagagagagagagagagagaaggaaggagagagagagggagagagagaggtggagagagagagagacacagatagagagagatgtggagagagagagaggtggagagggaagagagagagagagggagagagagagaggatggggtcctatggtgtcattaggggtcatatggtggtcttgggacaccataggaccccttaagacacaatatgacccctaatgacatgatttggtgtcctaacgggtcctatggtgtcgttaggggtcatatggtgtctataggagtcatatggtgtcttcggacaccataggacccccttaggacacaatatgaccccttaggacacaatatgacccaaagcaacccaatatggtgtcattaggggtcatatggtgtcctaagaggtcataagggtttatggaacaccatatgagccctaacaacatgctttggtgtcttaaggggtcctatggtgtcccaaggagtcatatgttgtcttgggacactataggaccctttaggacacaatatgacccccttagaacaaaatatgacccaaagcaacccaatatggtgtcattaggggtcatatggtgtcctaagaggtcataagggttcttgggacaccatatgacccctaacaacatgctttggtgtcttaaggggtcctatggtgtcccaagacaccatatgacccctaacaacaccataggactccttaagacaccaaattgtgtcattaggggtcatattgttgctctctctctctctcctctctctctctctctctctttattctttctttccctctctccctctcctcctctctctctctctctcccactctctctctctctctctttctcactctctccctctctccctctcctcctctctctctctctccccacctctctctctctctcctcctctctctctctctccacctctctctctctgtctctcctccctctcctcctctctccctctcctcccccccctctcgctctctctctctccctctcctctctctctaaaaaatatgactaataaaatctgatatccgatttttgccatgtggcagtttaccaaataaatggcaGCAACGAGAAATTTTTTGGGTACCccgcaattttttttattaaaatcgtATATCGAATAAAATTCGATATTCGATTTTAGtagacaaattttaaaatttccaatttaGGCTTGGGAATGCTTttgtatttggcttggaagtgacaagcctggaaagtcaactgaaaaaacgtgttttttagtattccttggttttctagactttacactggtggctgacgactttttttgtaaccaaaattgataaaacaaaaagggttttttaaagatgttcccatctttccaacaatataaggcttgtcttatttcgactttaataaataattattatttattttctaattgaattctgacaatagtcctgattgatatactgattggaaaacactcataactttcaaacagtaccgaaacatgcatcacatcctatgcttcatataatatagggaaaaattaaaaaaaataaatttcataaagttttgaccaagttaaggtggtcagacatgggagtttctgaatttctgaaaagctgtagtaaaaaaatcataaataattatttaatttataaaaaaaatttaaaaaaaatgtgtcacatccggacatgagtctaatacttttattatacatattataaaaaaatattaagatttgattgtgattagggtggtcagacatacgtctacttcttatttttttcctgaaattttagtaccactacattgaaatttgaaattttcatcaaataggattttttttttccaaaaaacaactagtagcttagaaactaaattcaattttctatatattctcttcttacatattttaaaaataatgttcacaacttattcaaatttttatgtcaagttgcataactctgattttctgaaatttcattgccttctgaaatttcattgccacttaagggccttttttggcacaccatgatcctgcacataacCATGATAGTGACACAAATGATTCTCAATATCAAGAAGACTCAGATCTATTTGAATGTGAATTCATATCTCAGATGGGACCGACAAATAAATTTACCAAAGATGAGCTGCAAATGTTAGGGCGACGTGACTATGATATTAGCTACTTGTGGCCCACCGATATTCCAAATCAGCAATTACAGTCCACTGTTGTCCAATTCATATCTGCAGCTAAATTATAATTTCACCCACCTACAAACCAAGCCTTGCCCATAGCCAGCGAGAAAATCTATCTCTCATCTCAACAAAGACTTGCACTTGACATAATTCTACATCATCAATCTAAACAAGTTGCAGCCCAACCTCTCCGAATGATTGTTCACGGAACAACAGGAACTGGTAAATCAATCTTGATAGATTGCATTAGACAAAAGTTAAATGTCTCTGTAGGCATTAAGAAAAACACATTGTTAGTTCTTGTACCTACAGGTGTTGCTGCATATAATATTCAAGGAACAACTATTCATGCAGGCCTCTGAATCCCTATAAAAGAAATGCATCCTTTGACATGGCAAGTATTGTTCACATTCCAAGAGCGTTTTAGGCATGTTAAATATATTCTAATAGACAAAATGAGCTTCTTGGGCCCTAAATTACTATTGAAGATTGACAGTCAGCTCCGCCAAGCATTCCTTGATAAACAACATGAAGGCTTTGGTGGACTCTCCACAATCCTTGTAGGTGACCTTGGACAGCTCCCTCCTATAATGGACAAACCAGTTTATACTTGGCACTCTATACCTCTAAACTTGTGGCAATCATTTAAAATAGTTGTGACATTGCATACTTTTTCCACCAACAAGGTGCCTCTGTTAAGCAACATCAATTCAGAAGCCTACTCCAAAACATAAGAGATGCACAACCTAAGAAACATGACTGGCAGATCTTAATGAACCAAACAAATACAAATCTCACTGTTTTGCAGCAAAAGGAATTCAACTCatcaatccatttgtttgcaacaaatgacTCAACAACGCTGCACAACAAAAGAATGTTGAAGGAATTAAATTTACCCATTGCTCTCAGCATTGCACATATTGTGCAACAAACTAATACTGACTATGATAACAATGAACAACTACCATTAGAGCTACTATTATGTGAAAATCAGCAAGTGATGTTGCTAGCTAACTTGTGGATTGAAGTTGGCCTTGTAAATGGTTCCATTGGCCTTGTTAAAAAAATTGCATATGAAAACAATACTAAACCACCAGACTTGCCAAAATTTGTTATTGTCCGCTTTCAGAATTATAAAGGCCCTCCATGGGATACATTGCATCCAAATGACATACCCATTACTCCAATTACCCGACGCAAGCGTACACAGATTCCATTGACAACTGCTTGGGCCATAACTATTCACAAATCTCAAGGACTTACACTGGATAAAGCTACAATAGACATAGGCAACACTGAAAAGCAAGGCCTAACATTTACAGCTATCTCAAGGGTCAAATCAATTGATGGAATACGCATTCATCCACCTTTCTCATTTGAAAggtatgcaaaaatgcaaaaaagtgcTTTTACCACcataagaaagaaagaagaagctcgCTTGCAACAACTCTTTGGCCTCACATCTACATCGCAGGATTACAATCTACATCTATGAAATGCTTGCACACATAGTTTTGGCCTTCACTTGTTCACCAATCAAATGGTTGACATTCAACAACAACCATTCTGCCTTCTCCACTGCTATTACACAGGTAAAAAAAATTCAATACTAATATATCACAATTCCCACTTCAaagttttttcttttttgaatacgctatttaaatcaaaatttcattGCATACAGTTACTTATTCGTACTTTACACTTTTTCAACGACTGTGCAAGTTGCCTTCCCATATACACATTTCACTTTCTCATCAATACTCCACGGTGATGAAACAAAATTTAAAGCGCCTACAATGTAAGTTCTCCAAACTTTAAAGAAATAACTAACTGAAATCTAGcttgttttccaattttttattcTGAACAACCCCTAACTATGTCTATCTTTTGATTCTTAGGTGTCTTTACCAAGTTTCCAGGCAAGATACAAGTTGCAGACACAACAATTTTCAAGCTAGATTTCACTTTTGGCAATTCTCTGAAAATTTCATTCTATTGCTTTTTTCACATCATTATTATTAAACAAACTTAATACATATTCATTGTATTTACCAAATCAATTACCTTTCTGCATAGGTGATTTCTCATCTGTCTGATTGCTGATTACTAAATTTAATTTGCAGATAGCAAATGGTCAAGCTCATCGCAACATATAATGTATACTGCTCATTTACATTTTGGAACGTTGCCAGCCTATCGGCTTCCCGTTGCACGCACTCAAAAGACGTGCAACCGCTAGTTTTAATTGTGGCGACATTGAATGCAAGCTGGCTAAGGCGTGCGTGATGATGTATCTCCCTCAAAATGATTATAAGCTTAAATCGATCATTTCATTGATCGATTCAGAGCGATATTGTCCTGTGTATATGACTTGGCCGAGTTATCAATATCAGCGAACTCCTTTCATCTTTGGCAGAGATTATGATCTTCTATATTAGCCAATTCACCTTTTGGACTTCAACGATTTTGTCTCAGAGGCATCAGTGACTATATTTCATGTTGTGACTCCATTTTGGCATCAGCAATTTTCCTTCACAAGTTTTGGCGATTTTCACCAGGGGTCGATTTGTATCAGTTTATAGGTCGGCGACTTATCTCAGATCAGCGACGTCTTGCATTTTGATGATCAGCGACCCATCTTAGatcaacaacttaatcaaatcgaTCTTCATCAAGCGATTTTTGTCATCTCTGTAGGTTGGCGATTTTGATCAACGTAGATAGCAACTTCATCTCTGCAAACCACAACGAACCGTATCATTCTCGTTGTCATCGATTTGATCATTGATGTGAATTCTTCATTAGAATCGGCTTATGTTAGAGGCAAATATTGAGGCGATTTCCAGTGGTAAATTTTGAATGAAGGTGAGTTATCACATGATCAACGACTATGTTGGACACACTAATTTAAACCTCTGATATGCTATTTACATAGAATAGTGGCCTTGCGACTTTGAAGTTTGACCACCGAGACTGAATTGGAAGTGAACAGTGGCAAACTCTTGATTGATCAAAATTTGTGTCTTGAAATACTGCGATTTCATCTTGGAAAGCGATCCACATTTGATTTGAAAAGTGAACTAAAATTACGCTTAAATTTGATCAGCGGATGCCTATTTATTTTAATCACTTCGAAACGATTACCTTCACCCAAGGAGGATAATCCCATTAGTATATTCATTCTCAGAATTAAGTTTAAGACCGGTTATTTTATCAGATTTTGCTTCCGTATTGAATGTGTTTTGATCACTTTCAAGTGTGTAATTAGCATTATAGTTGAATCAAATCATTGTTAATCAATGGTTGAAGGCGTAACCTAGGATTGCAAGGTTTTTATCAAATTTTCATGCCTAGATAATTGATTTCATATTTGCAAGCGAATTTCATTACATGACACTAACTTAGTCAAATATCACATGTGCATGATGGCACGATCGTGACAAGCGCTTTTCAAGGAAGACTCGAAGAGCATCATCATCAAGTCGAAGATCAAGTCATATTGGAGCAATGTAGGCGACACAAAGCTCAGACAAGTCGACATGAAGAAATTTCAAGGCATGCTCTACATCACCAGACCAACAAGACCCGCAACACCGATGATAGAAGGTGGCATCGTCAAGACAGTCGACTTCCTCTTAGCAGTGCAGTGCAATAAGCTCATCGTTGGATGCGCGAGGTGCTACAATCTTGATAGAAGAGTGATTACCACACTAGATGAGAGAGATAGATTATGTCTTCGAGGAAGCAATTAGCAAAGCATTTCACATACCTCAATTCATGAACATGATATACGAAATCNNNNNNNNNNNNNNNNNNNNNNNNNNNNNNNNNNNNNNNNNNNNNNNNNNNNNNNNNNNNNNNNNNNNNNNNNNNNNNNNNNNNNNNNNNNNNNNNNNNNNNNNNNNNNNNNNNNNNNNNNNNNNNNNNNNNNNNNNNNNNNNNNNNNNNNNNNNNNNNNNNNNNNNNNNNNNNNNNNNNNNNNNNNNNNNNNNNNNNNNNNNNNNNNNNNNNNNNNNNNNNNNNNNNNNNNNNNNNNNNNNNNNNNNNNNNNNNNNNNNNNNNNNNNNNNNNNNNNNNNNNNNNNNNNNNNNNNNNNNNNNNNNNNNNNNNNNNNNNNNNNNNNNNNNNNNNNNNNNNNNNNNNNNNNNNNNNNNNNNNNNNNNNNNNNNNNNNNNNNNNNNNNNNNNNNNNNNNNNNNNNNNNNNNNNNNNNNNNNNNNNNNNNNNNNNNNNNNNNNNNNNNNNNNNNNNNNNNNNNNNNNNNNNNNNNNNNNNNNNNNNNNNNNNNNNNNNNNNNNNGCTTAGGCAGCTATTGAAGAGTTGAAAATGCTGAAAAAAAATTGGGCTTCTTGAAAATACAGCTTGAAGGAAATTCCTTGATTATTATTATGCACTAAAAAAGGGTGAAATACATGCTTgaaatttgaataaatatataactATTGCCAAGCATTTATTAGAAACTTTTGAGGAATTTGAATTTTGGCATACGATTAGATCAAGAAACGATGTGGTGGGTAGGTTGTCCAAATGGGCAATGACTCTTGATGATGGGCCAAAAATTATAATGGAATATTTTCGTAATCTTGAGCTCAATCTCTAAGTTGGAATAGTACATAACTATTTTAAGAAGTTATTATTAAGAAGTTGTACAtcactaatatgaaatactgatttctacccttgcctctacatcaaacttctcacatcatatttcttcaacaaaacacaccaaTATGAATGGAGCCAACACCATGAgaatagggtcaagtatcatggcaactaatcataatacgtgaagaagGGGTTTACacaagtgttggctctcaacaatgccacacttccaaaattatcagtctcaagacttctcctattgggtcaacactgattgatggccacaaggccaaatcaatgtatttaggcttcgaactccttactctagtattggaggaccctacacaaggtctatgaacactcacttggtattacaatagaaagcgCCTTCCTCTAGACCTTTGTTtgtaacacacacatcattggtaatcattgttattgtatatggtgaaaatggatacaataataacaatattgaaaggctaaatgaattcaaccacaaaaccctagcctaacaatcaacaaagatccaccataacatatgaagattacctaagacaatgcaaatcaaatgaaatcacaaagattataccatcacatgtccaatagggttttgatctccattcttcctatctccattgatcttgcttgatatatttgctctcagattttaatatgcacaagagctcaacaaagtatggaatgtggttgcaagtaggatcgtagtgtagtcgagtcctccaaattgtcgattaggctgagtgattagggtttgataatgaagaaggcatctccttaaatagaagacacaatatgaaatggagggataagattgagaggtgtaaaaaggaggtcggctaggattagagggtaggtaaaggaaataataaaataatgaaaggggtaggtagtgtatgaattaagagatgaatgacatgtgtcatgggtagaaaaagctaatgaattaattaaataaataaagatttatttaataaatagaagaagtaggataattaaataaataaaaatatttatttaatttaggaaaggataatgtaaataaataaatgtatttatttaaatgagaaataaggctagaagaggataaatgaattaattaaataaataaagatttatttaattaatagaagaattaggcttagataattaaataaataaaatatttatttaattagacatgacaattttgggtgtctacattttgcccctctttgagacaatgcggcttgtcgcgttgtttcaaagaagataagatgaactgatacagagcaccaaaagataaaatcaaaagaaaaccaagactcgacaccaacatccactgtagtcctcaggtttagtgtctcttgtcacttgtataagtcttatctgattatggtcacaatgtttactttcacaaaaaggatagatagcactgaaccatatgttgtctgagtctgttgaaggatttgatttgttgaagcccattgttgctgctgtgtctcatctaaaactgactgaatccatgaaactgatactttattgcggagaagatgaaactttattgcggatttgtgatgcaaatgtttctttattgcggattgtgcgcggatagactgaagaaagctagaagaaactatactcctcaaaacatgtgatgttctatgttccacacccatcactagacgtaggattttgccttagccacagataggatcggatttattatggatggaaagggatgtgaaaagggagatttattatgaatggctaaccaatcttgggtagatcaataacaagccatgatgggactgggtaattttattatggatgaataggttgtgagtgtgtgtgaagtgaaaggatgaaagtgaatcttgaaggagggaggagcaatgtctctacgcatggcgctggtgacccagttttcacgatggtacttgcctagggcaccaccgaagtggttttcaccgttggacgaaattatttctctttactttttttgatttttcaatgtttttgtgtcacaaggcgcctgtttgccaggttttcaccaagtaacgatttttttgttttataattttttttgtatttttgattttttttttgattttttttgtatttttgaattaggatattccaaagagctatgtgtagaacctacgaaggtgcatgctattgataggatcctccaaaggttcaccttctgtagttgagagctgatatgccccagatccatatgctgctgtaatgatgtaggggccaagccaatttggttcgaacttgcccttcttctctctatcttgctgatttttgggattttctctgagaaccaagtcacctacctcaaatgtgtgaggcttgactttgtgattgtaactgcgactcattcattgttggtaaaccttgagatgattaaaagcagtttgtctccattcatccaacagttctagttcttgtaagcgagagaccctataatcttcatcgttgatgatgttttgcaaacagacccgtaaagaaggtaactcgacctcaataggcaagatggcttcagcgccgtagacaagtgaatagggtgtagctcttgtaggtgtgcggacacttgtgcggtaagcccaaagtgcaggattgagttggatatgccagttacggccagcgtcgtcgactgtcttcttgaggattttaagaattgttttattagatgcctcagcttggccattaccttgggggtaatatggtgtggagaaacgatgggaaatatggaaatggtcatagagttcacgaacatcctggtttttaaatggacgcccgttatcagtaataatggaatcaggaataccatatcggcaaatgatatagttaaggatgaaggtagcaatctgttttccagtgacttgtgtgagaggtacggcttcaatccactttgtgaaatattctgtggctgtgataatgaatttatgaccattggaagaaggagggtgaatcttgcctatgagatcaagtccccactgacaaaagggccaaggagacgcgagtggttgtagttcttgtgctggtgcatgtatgaggtctccatgaatttgacattgcttacatttcttgacaaactgatatgagtctttttccatattgggccagtaatatccagtcctgatgagtttcttggccaaggtaggaccactagcatgcggaccacatatcccttcatgcacttcacgtaacgcaatctgagcttcgtcgctttctaaacatctaagaagagtgccatctagacctcgccggtataggatatcagctaaaatgacatatcgagaggattggcgaatgaaagtgcggcgttggttgtttgatagatcaggaggtagggtattgttgcgaaggt
The nucleotide sequence above comes from Cryptomeria japonica chromosome 11, Sugi_1.0, whole genome shotgun sequence. Encoded proteins:
- the LOC131860366 gene encoding uncharacterized protein LOC131860366, translating into MNQTNTNLTVLQQKEFNSSIHLFATNDSTTLHNKRMLKELNLPIALSIAHIVQQTNTDYDNNEQLPLELLLCENQQVMLLANLWIEVGLVNGSIGLVKKIAYENNTKPPDLPKFVIVRFQNYKGPPWDTLHPNDIPITPITRRKRTQIPLTTAWAITIHKSQGLTLDKATIDIGNTEKQGLTFTAISRVKSIDGIRIHPPFSFERYAKMQKSAFTTIRKKEEARLQQLFGLTSTSQDYNLHL